Below is a genomic region from Desulfobacter sp..
GAGGCCACTATTTTTGCCTCTGGAAAGGATCTTGCGATTTCCTGGACCAGTTCAGCAGAGGAGGGTTCTCCAGAGGTGATCGCACATTTAATAGAAGAAAGATCCACCGAGGAAAAATCAGCATTCTTGAATATTAACCGGTACATGGTGGGCACACCGCCCATAAAGGTCAATTTTTCCTTGGAAATAATATCCAGGGTTTCCTGGGGATCAAATTTGGGTACCAATACCCCGGTTGCCCCGGCATAAAATTGGGTGGCCAGCATGTCGTGGGTTCCGGCCACATGGCTTGTGGGCATATTGCATAAAAATTTATCCGACGCGGCTAAATTCCAAGCTTCTGTTGTTGCCTTGGCCATTCCCCAGGTATTTTTGTGGCTGAGCACAGCCCCCTTAGGCCGACCCGTGGTTCCGCTGGTAAAGATGATAATATAGGGATCATCTCCTTTGGGGTGAAACTTTTCAGGAACAGGTTTAGCCTCTCCTTCCAGCAAAGTCTCATAGGGTTTGGCTTTGGGGTAATCCAAATTTCCAAAATATGAAAAAACAGCCTCAAAAGAAAAAGCGTCCACCAGCTGTTCAACCTCCCTCTTGATCTCTTCGGGAAAGGCCAGGGTCACTAAAATCTTGGGCGAGGTCCGGTGGCACAGGGCAGCCATCTCTCCGACCTTGAACCGGGGATCAAGGGGGACAACCACCATGCCGATCCTGCCGGCAGCCATAAAAACCGTTGAAAAGGCAGGTGACTGGGGCAAAAGGGTGGCAATCCGGTCCCCCGGTCTCATACCCATCTCCAAAAAGGATCCTGCCACGATATCTATCTGCCGGTTAAACTCACCATAGGTTACGGGCTGATCAAAAAAAGAATAGGCAATATGGTCGGGTTGATTCTTTGCATGTGTCTCTATAACACTTGGGAATGGTTTGATCATTTTTTTCTCCTTTTGCAGTCGCTTTGGTTAAAAAACAATATAACTTAATTGACTAACACCTCATCCCTCTTTTCTTGATGCCCAAATTTGTTTTTTCATGGTCAAAGATTGTTTCAACCCAGTCGCATAATAAAGGCCTGGTTTCCCTTGGATCTATGATATCCTCAATCCCGAAATGCTCTGCCGCCCTGAACGGCTGGGCAAACCCCCTGTAGTATTCCTGAAGTTTATCATGAAGGGCCATGGGGTCTTCTGCAGATTCAATTTCAGACCGGTGGGCCGCATACACCCCTCCCTCTATGGGAATATTTCCCCAATAGGATGACGGCCAGGCATATCGCCAATTTAATTTCGCCGGATCGGACTGGGCCCCGCCGGCCACGCCGAAACATTTTCTCACATAAATGGATGCCCAGGGAACCGTTGCCTGTATGACCGAAAAACTTGCCCGAACGCCCTTTCTGATGGTGCCGTAATTTTCTGACTCCACACCGATAAAAAAACCGGGCTGGTCTATGAGATTGACAACCGGCAGATGAAAGGTATCGCACATATCCACAAACCGCTGATATTTTTCAGCAACATCCCATGCAAAGGAACCGGCCTTAAACCGTGTATCATTTGCCAGGACACCGACCGGATACCCATTCAAGCGTGCAAGTGATGTAATCTGTGACTGGCCATGATATTTTCCAATCTCAAATATGGAGTCCTTGTCAAATATAGCAGAGCAAACAATTACTTGAACAAGGATTTATACAACTTATATTTTCCCCATGAGATATTCATCAGATTTACGCAAACGCGTTATAGATTTTGTAGAAAATGGAGGAAGCAAGACGGAAGCTGCCAGTCAGTTTAATGTATCCCGTGGAAGTGTTCACAACTGGACGTCTGCCGAAGATGGTTTGTCATACAAGAAACCCGGTCCAAAAGGACCACGAAGTTTGGATCTGGAAGCTTTGCGCCTCCATGTGGAGACAAATGATGACATGACACAATCGGAAAGGGCGCAGCATTTCGGAGTATCCCGTGCCTGTATCTGGTATAATATGAAACAACTCGGAATCACTCGAAAAAAAAGATGACGGGATACAGGGAGCGAAGCGACAGAGGAATGTTCAGAATTCTGTGTCACGGTTTCGGTTCCCGGATCTGCCTCAGCGCCAGCGGAAGTAAAAGTCAGGTCCGAGAATGGGCCTTCAATCAGCCACGTCGGAGGAGTTGACTTTTGCTGGAGTGGAGTTCCTGGAACCATCTTTTCCATCTGTAAATAAATCCCTATCAAATTCCCAGCTCTTTATCCAGCCGGCCTTCAAAAAAAATTGCCAACTGGGAAATTGTCAGTGACCAATTTTGAATCGGCATTGTCCATTTTTTACTGGCGTTCTGGATCCCCATGTAAAGCAGCTTTAACAGGCTGTCCTGGTTCGGGAATGATCCCTTTGTTTTGGTCAGTTTTCGAAACTGTCGATGCACAGCCTCAATGGTATTTGTGGTGTATATTATCCGTCGAATCTCTTCTGGATATTTAAAGAAATGACTGAGGCGTTCCCAGTTGTTCCGCCAGGATTTTATCACAATCGGGTATTTGTCATTCCATTTATTTTCCAAGATATCCAGTTCTTCTTCGGCCAGATCCTTATTGACCGCTTTATAAACACGTTTTAGATCTGCCATAAATTCCTTTTTATTTTTGGAACCAACGTATTTCAATGAATTTCGGATCTGGTGGACTACGCAGAGTTGAACTTCTGTGTCCGGGAATATGGTCTCAATGGCCTCGGGAAAACCTTTTAGACCATCAACACAGGCAATCAGGATATCTTTTACCCCTCGGTTTGAAAGGTCTGTTAACACCTGCAGCCAGAAGTTCGCACCCTCATTCTCGGATATGTACAGCCCAAGAACCTCTTTGCGGCCCTCGATATTCACCCCAAGAATTGTGTAAACGGCTTTGCTGCCGACCTTTCCGTTTTCTCGTACTTTATAATGTATGGCATCAAGCCATACGATTGGGTACACATTTTCCAACGGCCTGGCCTGCCATTCTTTGACGGTATGGATGATTTTATCGGTAATGGTGCTCAGAGTGGCATTTGAAATCTCAAGTCCATAGATTTCCTGTAAATGGGAAGCCATATCATTATAACTCATGCCCAGGCCGTAAAGGGCTATTATCTTTCTTTCAATTTCATCGCTGAGCGTTGTCTGATGTTTTTTGACGATCTGTGGAGAGAAGGTTCCGGCCCTGTCACGCGGGGTTTCCAGCTCAAATTTACCATCCAGGGATTTAATGGTCTTTTTGCTTTTTCCATTACGGCGGTTGGCAGAAACTTCCTGCCCGAGATGGGACGCCAACTCTCCTTCAAGAGCAGCTTCAGCAAGATTTTTGATTAATGATGTAAGGACGCCGCCCTTACCTGTGAAGGGTTTACCTTCCTGGATGCCTTTAAGGGCTTTTTGAAAATCAAATTCGGTGTTGTCTTCGGTCATGTCAGTTCTCCTTATTTAGCTGAGTATATCAGCTTTCATTCAACTGACACAGAATTTTGAACGCCCTCTCTTATTACAACCCGTCGCTATGGATATGCTCTCAAAGGGCAGCGTGTTCATGGTTTGATTGCAGGAACAAAGCACCCTCGAACGTCTTTGATTGCTGCCCGCATCGAATATAGTTTTGAAGAACCATTTTTGTTTCAGGGAACATGCAATGCGGATATCTTTAATGCTTGGATCGAACACCAGTTGAGTCCACATCTGAACGATAATCATGTCGTTGTGATGGATAACGCATCCTTCCACAAGGGCGAAGAAACCAAATATTTGATAGAAAGAACTGGTGCAGCTCTTTTGTTTTTGCCCCCGTATTCACCGGATCTCAATCCGATTGAACACGATTTTGCGGCCCTAAAAACCATCCGTGAATACAATGAAAACGAAACGATTGATGAAATTATCAGGATGTATAAATAATTATCGGCATTGCTATATACATTCCAATATTCGCCTCATGTCATATGTTTTTTTCCCATTCTTGGGAATAATGGACAAAAGCTCTTCTTCCCGGCGTTCCGGGTCATCCTTGTCCTGATATTTTCTTTCGGGCATCTCCCACACATTGGACGGCAGGTAATCCAAAAATTGTTTGGCCTGTTCAATGGCGTCCTCTTCACTCTCCGCCTCATTATCAATGACACCGCTGCCTCTGGTGTGTATCCGATAACCGCCAAGCTCTTCTTTGGAGACCTTCTGACCCTGGGCCCACTGGACCAGAGGCGGTCCTCCCACAAACACCTGGCTTTTCTCTTTGACCATGATGGAAAAATGGGATTCAACTGCCAAAAGCGCACCAATTCCGGAGACCGGTCCAAGGGCAACGGAAACCATTGGGATTTCAGACATCAAATCCGCCAGCATTCCCATGGCCACGTCATTGACCACCGGAAGCTCAAGATATCCGATATCGGCCACTTCACGAATGGTCCCGCCGGCACCGTCCAGAAGCCTGACCAGGGGCAGTCTCATCTCATGGGCCATTTTACCGTTGTATGCAAGTTTGGCCTTGAACAGCCGTCCCACAGAAGCCCCCCGGATGGTAAAATCATCCCCCTGGACAATCACTTTTTGTCCGTTGATTTTCCCCCTGCCGATGACAACCGGACAGGGGGTGATCTCTTCTAAGTCCTGATTGTTGTTCGTATAGGTTGCCACACCCGCCATGACCCCGGTTTCTTTAAAGGTGCCCGAATCAATCAGCAGATCTATTCTCTCTCTGACCGTCATTTTGCCTTGGCCATGCTGCCGTTCCACCCCTTTTTCACCCCCGAGTTCGTAGGCTATTTTTTTCTTTTTTCGATTTCTTCAACTTCTTTTTTCCACATAGAGCTAAATCTCCTTTTCAATCAAACGCCTTGTGGCAGTATCGCCCAGCCATTTCATCCAACGGAAATATAAAATTTTATGATCCTAAAAATACAAAGAGGGGATGTTTTTTAACCCTCATTAAGGAACTGCCGCTGGTGCCCGGGCAAATTTTCCATAAAAAAGCCTCACAGTCGACCTGTATTTTCAGGCAAGAAAATTTTGTCGTTCTAAGTAACGAACAATGTTCGGTGTGTCAAGCAAAAAAAAACAGACCTCCGCCCCCTTTGATTGTTGTTTAAACGGTTTAAATTCCCGTGAGATACCCGGCGGATCCTGCCAACGCTTCAGCATTGGCAGGATCCTGGGACCAGGAAATTTCATTTTAAAAAATCCGGGTTTTAAAACCCATAGGTTTTGGTAATGATTTCACTCATGACTTCACTGGCGCCGGCGCCAATGGAAATCAGGCGGGAATCCCTGAACCGCCTTGAGATCCGCATCTCATTCATGAACCCCATGCCGCCGAACATCTGAAGGCAGCCGGCAGTCACCTCGTTGAGAAGGTTGCCGCTCAAAAGCTTACCCATTGAAATTTCCCGGGTGGCATCCTGGCCGTTCATTTTCATGCGCACAATATGATAGGTCAGCTGCTGCACCGTTTCAATCTCGGCCAGCCAGTGGGCCAGACGATGACGCAGCACCTGCTTTTTGATCAAAGGCTTGCCAAAGACCACCCTGCCCTTTAGGTATTCAATGGTTTCCTTGATGGTTTCCTGGGCCATGATATAGGCCAGGGGCAGAACGGAAAACCGCTCGTGCTGAAACTGCTGCATCTGCTGAATAAACCCTTCGCCTTCAACACCGATGAGATTTTCCGCCGGTATTTTCATGTTGTCAAAAAAGAGCTCTGCTGTGTCTGAGCTACGCATGCCCAGCTTGTCCAGTTTTTTGGATACGGAAAACCCCTTGATATCCGTGGGCACTACAAAAAGCCCAAAACTGTGGTAGCCGGGTTCATCCGAAGTTCTGGCCAAAAGGGTTAGAAAATCAGCCTGAAGCCCATTGGTGATATAGGTCTTGGATCCATTGAGGATATAATGGTCCCCTTCCCTTACCGCCGTGGATTTCAAAGAGGCCACATCAGACCCGGCATCGGGCTCTGTCACGGCAATGGCCGCCACCATATCTCCCTTTAATGCGGGCTTAAGATAGGTCTGCTTGATATAGTCCGACCCAAACTGATCCAGGGCCGGGGTGGCCATATTTGACTGAACGGCAATGGCCATGGGGATACCGCCGCAATGAATCCTTGCACACTCTTCAAGCACAATGGTTTCATACCAGTAATCCAGCCCTTCTCCGCCGTATTTTTCATCAAACCGGGTGCCGATGAAGCCCAAATCTCCCATTTTTTTAAAAATCTGGTGAAGGGGGGTAAACCCCTCCTCCTCCCATTGGTCCACATAGGGATTGATCTCTTTGTTTACAAAATCCCGAACAGCCTTGCGCACCAGATCATGTTCCTTGTTAAAATAGATATCACTTCCCATGAATTTTCCTTTACCAATAAAAATTAAAATGTCTCAAAAGGGCCAATTGCCCTTACCGCTGACGTTTCCTATAAAATTGAAACCGGAACCTCGATCATTTTCGCCCTTAAATACTCTCCCAGGGTTTTGGCCTGGGGGTCGCTTCTCATGGATGCCGCCACCCCATGACCCAATATTCCCTTGATATAAAAGTTAATCGCCTTGAGATTGGGCAGGTCATACCGCTGTATCTCAAAGGAGGCAGCATCCGGAAGCAGCTGCCTGAGGCGATCACAGGTCAGGTATTGGGATAAAAAAACATGGGACCTGTCATCTTTTGCCCATACCCCTAAATTGGCATTCCCTCCCTTGTCCCCGGATCGGGTGGCAAAAAGCCGGCCCAAAGGCATGGTCCGGGTTTTTTCACCCTCAAAAAAACCGGTCGGCACAGAGGGTAAAGATTCAGCCCGACCTTTTGGGCTAGGCTCGCCAACAACAATTTTCTGGGGCACCTCAACCACCTTGCTGCCCATACTCACAGATTGAATAATCTTTTCCGAGTCCACAAGAGTGGGCCAATGGCGGATGGCCGGACTGCCAGAAGAAGGCGGACCTGTCAGGGTAAATCCCGAGATGCTGGCCAGGGCCATTTCAACCACCTTGGAAGAAAAGAATTTGCCTGCCTTTTGGGCATCCGGATCCATGACCGTAATCCTCAGGCGAGCAAAGGCAAGATCGTTGTGATCCGGATCTTCTTTGTCCGATCTGATGAGCTGGACACAGGTTTCGGCAAACTGGTCTTTGCCGCCCAAAAGATCAAAGAGCGCCTCTTCCACAATGGCCGCCTTTTTTTCTATATCCAGACCCGTGAGCAACACGGTCATGGTATTTCTCTGGCCCCAGAAGGTATTGATGCAGACCTTGGTGGTCTCCGGCGGAGGCGTGCCACGGGTACCGCTTACCCTGACCCTATCCTCTCCTTCCTGTTCCAGTTTGAGGGTGTCAAAATGGGCGGTCACGTCAGGGGTCTTGTACCCGGGTGTCTGAATTTCATAGAGCAGCTGGGCCGTGACCGTCCCTGTGGATACCCTGCCACCGGTTCCTTCATGTTTGGTGATCACAAAAGAGCCGTCCGGATTTACCTCTGCAATGGGAAAACCCATATTCTTAAACGAGGGGATCTCCTCCATAAACGAATAATTACCCCCTGTGGCCTGGGTTCCGCATTCAATGATATGGCCTGCGGCATAGGCCCCGGCCAGGCAGTCCCAGTCATTGGGCTGCCAGTTGAACTTCCAGGCGCAGGGTCCGGAGACCAGCGCGGCATCGGCAATACGCCCGCCCACCACAATATCCGCCCCCTCTTTAAGCGCCCTTGTAATGCCCCAGCCGCCCAGATAGGCATTGGCCGTAAGGGGTGCTCCCTGGGCATCTGATAATTTCTCCCCTGAATCCAGATGAACAAAGGCCTGGTTTTCCGCCTGAAGTTCAGGCAGCCGGGAAAGGATATCATCCCCGGAAATTGAGGCCACCTTCGGGTGGAGCCCCAGCTGAGCTGCCACATCTTCCAAAGCCGTTGCCAGGCCCAGAGGATTGAGCCCGCCGGCATTGGCAACCACCTTGATGCCCTTGTCCAGACATGGCCCCATCACAGCTTCCATCTGTTTTAAGAAAGAAACCGCATACCCCTTTTCAGGGGCTTTCATTTTCATGCGAAAGAGCAGGGCCATGGTCAACTCGGCCAGATAATCCCCGGTGAGCACATCAATGGGGCCGCCTTCCACCATTTCTCTGGCAGCCGACATCCGGTCTCCTAAAAAACCGCTGCAATTGGCAATGATCAATGGTCGGTCAGAATCTTTCATCTTTTATTCCCCCGTAAATACAGGCGTGCGTTTTTCCATAAATGCGGTGATACCTTCCACCGCATCCTTTGTTCCGGCCACGGCCTCCAGCCCCTGGGCCAGGCGAGACAGGGCAGGTTCAAGTGCCAGTCCTTCACAGGCATTAAAGGCCTCCTTTCCCAGGCGAAGGCCCAGAGGACTCTTGGCGGCCAGAGTTCCCAGAATCTTATCCACCTGGTCATCAAAAATATCTTTGGGATAAACCCTTGTAACCATGCCCATGTCCAAGGCCTGGGAAGCCGGCATTTTTTCCCCCAGCAAGATCATTTCCATGGCTTTTTTCCTGAGCACGTTCCTGAAAATCAAGGCGCCGATCATCATGGGAAACAGCCCCACATTGACTTCAGGGGTGCCGAATTTGGCATCTTCACGGGCAATGACAATATCGCAGGCCAGCATAAATCCCGTACCCCCGGCCAGGCAATGGCCGTTGACCTTTGCCAGGGTGAGTTTGGGAAACTGGGAAATCCGCGCCAGAAGCCCGGCATAGGCATTGAACATCTTGCGCTTTTGTTCGGGGGCCGCCTGCATGGCGCCGCCCAAATCCGCACCGGAACAAAAAATCCGGTCGCCCTCTGCTGTCAGGCAGACGACCCGGACATCCGGATCTTCCTGGGCCTGGTCCAAAAATTTGAGAAAAAAATCAATGGCCACAGGGCTGATGGTATTTCCCTGGTCAGGCCGGTTGATTGAAATCCACCCGATATACCCTTCTTTTTTATAATTTAAATCGCTCATGCCGTTTCCTCGTCTGTGATTTTGTCAATATCTGCCAGGATATCTCCGGGCATGACCTTGTCCCCTTCTGCCACGCTGATGCGACTTATTTTTCCGCTGTAGGGGGCCTTAAGTGCCGTTTCCATTTTCATGGCAGAAACCACCACCACGATATCCCCCTTTTTGACCAGATCACCCGGGGATACCGGCACCTGGATTACAATGGCAGGCATGGGC
It encodes:
- a CDS encoding acyl--CoA ligase encodes the protein MIKPFPSVIETHAKNQPDHIAYSFFDQPVTYGEFNRQIDIVAGSFLEMGMRPGDRIATLLPQSPAFSTVFMAAGRIGMVVVPLDPRFKVGEMAALCHRTSPKILVTLAFPEEIKREVEQLVDAFSFEAVFSYFGNLDYPKAKPYETLLEGEAKPVPEKFHPKGDDPYIIIFTSGTTGRPKGAVLSHKNTWGMAKATTEAWNLAASDKFLCNMPTSHVAGTHDMLATQFYAGATGVLVPKFDPQETLDIISKEKLTFMGGVPTMYRLIFKNADFSSVDLSSIKCAITSGEPSSAELVQEIARSFPEAKIVASWGMSETGGFFTFTGLDDGAQIVEETEGKPGTGLEMKILDTQNRPVPTGEIGEMWVRGESVISGYMDPEDDIGVFVGGWMSTGDLGALDEKGYLHFMGRIKEMYISGGYNIYPMEIESYLNAYKGVNTSAVLEIPDPLWGETGVAFVIPEPGVELNPEELLAYCKKGMVDYKVPKKIIITQDVPRSLIGKIVKNELRKTINNYLD
- a CDS encoding IS256 family transposase, translated to MTEDNTEFDFQKALKGIQEGKPFTGKGGVLTSLIKNLAEAALEGELASHLGQEVSANRRNGKSKKTIKSLDGKFELETPRDRAGTFSPQIVKKHQTTLSDEIERKIIALYGLGMSYNDMASHLQEIYGLEISNATLSTITDKIIHTVKEWQARPLENVYPIVWLDAIHYKVRENGKVGSKAVYTILGVNIEGRKEVLGLYISENEGANFWLQVLTDLSNRGVKDILIACVDGLKGFPEAIETIFPDTEVQLCVVHQIRNSLKYVGSKNKKEFMADLKRVYKAVNKDLAEEELDILENKWNDKYPIVIKSWRNNWERLSHFFKYPEEIRRIIYTTNTIEAVHRQFRKLTKTKGSFPNQDSLLKLLYMGIQNASKKWTMPIQNWSLTISQLAIFFEGRLDKELGI
- a CDS encoding transposase, whose product is MTTRRYGYALKGQRVHGLIAGTKHPRTSLIAARIEYSFEEPFLFQGTCNADIFNAWIEHQLSPHLNDNHVVVMDNASFHKGEETKYLIERTGAALLFLPPYSPDLNPIEHDFAALKTIREYNENETIDEIIRMYK
- a CDS encoding acyl-CoA dehydrogenase family protein, with protein sequence MGSDIYFNKEHDLVRKAVRDFVNKEINPYVDQWEEEGFTPLHQIFKKMGDLGFIGTRFDEKYGGEGLDYWYETIVLEECARIHCGGIPMAIAVQSNMATPALDQFGSDYIKQTYLKPALKGDMVAAIAVTEPDAGSDVASLKSTAVREGDHYILNGSKTYITNGLQADFLTLLARTSDEPGYHSFGLFVVPTDIKGFSVSKKLDKLGMRSSDTAELFFDNMKIPAENLIGVEGEGFIQQMQQFQHERFSVLPLAYIMAQETIKETIEYLKGRVVFGKPLIKKQVLRHRLAHWLAEIETVQQLTYHIVRMKMNGQDATREISMGKLLSGNLLNEVTAGCLQMFGGMGFMNEMRISRRFRDSRLISIGAGASEVMSEIITKTYGF
- a CDS encoding DUF1446 domain-containing protein, whose product is MKDSDRPLIIANCSGFLGDRMSAAREMVEGGPIDVLTGDYLAELTMALLFRMKMKAPEKGYAVSFLKQMEAVMGPCLDKGIKVVANAGGLNPLGLATALEDVAAQLGLHPKVASISGDDILSRLPELQAENQAFVHLDSGEKLSDAQGAPLTANAYLGGWGITRALKEGADIVVGGRIADAALVSGPCAWKFNWQPNDWDCLAGAYAAGHIIECGTQATGGNYSFMEEIPSFKNMGFPIAEVNPDGSFVITKHEGTGGRVSTGTVTAQLLYEIQTPGYKTPDVTAHFDTLKLEQEGEDRVRVSGTRGTPPPETTKVCINTFWGQRNTMTVLLTGLDIEKKAAIVEEALFDLLGGKDQFAETCVQLIRSDKEDPDHNDLAFARLRITVMDPDAQKAGKFFSSKVVEMALASISGFTLTGPPSSGSPAIRHWPTLVDSEKIIQSVSMGSKVVEVPQKIVVGEPSPKGRAESLPSVPTGFFEGEKTRTMPLGRLFATRSGDKGGNANLGVWAKDDRSHVFLSQYLTCDRLRQLLPDAASFEIQRYDLPNLKAINFYIKGILGHGVAASMRSDPQAKTLGEYLRAKMIEVPVSIL
- a CDS encoding enoyl-CoA hydratase/isomerase family protein — protein: MSDLNYKKEGYIGWISINRPDQGNTISPVAIDFFLKFLDQAQEDPDVRVVCLTAEGDRIFCSGADLGGAMQAAPEQKRKMFNAYAGLLARISQFPKLTLAKVNGHCLAGGTGFMLACDIVIAREDAKFGTPEVNVGLFPMMIGALIFRNVLRKKAMEMILLGEKMPASQALDMGMVTRVYPKDIFDDQVDKILGTLAAKSPLGLRLGKEAFNACEGLALEPALSRLAQGLEAVAGTKDAVEGITAFMEKRTPVFTGE